Genomic segment of Mercurialis annua linkage group LG6, ddMerAnnu1.2, whole genome shotgun sequence:
aactaaaaaaaatcaaaaaaatagaaGCCATGAACTTGCCAGGTCAAGAATTGGTCTAGGGATAGCCTTATCGAGAGCTTCAAGCACGAGTTCACGCTGATGTGTCAGCTTGAATTTCTGTGATGCATCCATAGCTGCTTGCACCAAGCTTTCGTAACCACTCTTTTTATTCCTCAACCCtgcatatataaaattttaaaaatttgttttttctcCTGAAAAATGCGAAATAATCCGAGAAATAGATAGCGATAAATTTGGAAAGAAGAAACTATGTAACCTGTTGCGGCTTGAACACTTTGCGAAAGATGGTTTATAGCTAGCTGATCGAGCCAACTATCGTTATAAACGGTGTTTCTCGTCATGTCCGCTAGCTCATCTCGACTTTTCAACTCTTTTACTCGTATATTCTCGTGTACTGGTCTAGTGAGCACTGCAAAAACAGGCGAGCGATTCAGTTTATTAGTACGCCTTATCGGCAGAGGCTGAAATGGAATAGGGCTTATGTTTTGTAAAAGACATCTTGCTTCCATATTTGATGTTTACAAAGAAATAATAAGACACTTAGTTTGTATGGTATAGtactaaaatttattgattaatgtgatgttatataaatatatagaacGTTGAGCATTTTATCAATAGTCATTGTAGAGATTCCGTAAGGTGGATTTTGGAATGTTTCACACACTCATAAGACCTGAATACGGCAAAAGATGCTTGATTGTCCTTAGTCGGGTGCAttagtttaatattttcaaCTTCATTTATTTTGTACATATTTTATTACAACAAATTGGGGTATGCATCATCAAGCGAACATAACTTTttaatactaaaaaataataaattataattgaaattaaatatttccTTGTTCATGTTGAAACGGTTAATGAGTTGTATACGTATTGATCTTTATTAAATGCGGGGTTCGAATTTTTCCGAGAAAAGGACCGCCTCCTATTGTGCAGTCCAACCGGATTTAGGCATTTGCCTTTCTTTTTGTATCAAAAAAATCGATCAATACTATATGAACATGATAATCAACCCGATTTGATACCCACACAACAATCATATATTCGATTCTGAAATCTCAAATTTAAATATGGCTTAATTTAATAATGTTATGTCATTAATCAAACACAACCTTCATCGACTACAACTATGTTTGTATCTTtgacaacaacaaaaaaactatgtttttatgttaaaaGCAAAGTTTTGGTGAACAGccgaattataaaatttataaaattggatGCTCTATGCTCACAATGAAAGAAAGGAGCTATGAGAAAGACAAAACTATATATGAATACATAATAAAGAATCAGCAGCt
This window contains:
- the LOC126687079 gene encoding beta-carotene isomerase D27, chloroplastic, with the translated sequence MEARCLLQNISPIPFQPLPIRRTNKLNRSPVFAVLTRPVHENIRVKELKSRDELADMTRNTVYNDSWLDQLAINHLSQSVQAATGLRNKKSGYESLVQAAMDASQKFKLTHQRELVLEALDKAIPRPILDLIKMVLPQSKFTREYFAAFTTLFFVWLIGPCEVRESEFNGRKEKNVVYIKKCRFLDETNCVGMCTNLCKASSQTFIKESLGMPVNMVPNFDDMSCEMIFGQEPPLLKEDPAFKTPCYKLCKVNQKHATK